Proteins from a single region of Streptomyces spinoverrucosus:
- a CDS encoding ThuA domain-containing protein, whose protein sequence is MHRTRLRSTRTPRRPRLRTPLALFTGLLLAVGAPATLAGAHPGHPEHDEPAAAEGQFQQVPLAKGEPETGEPMSLAVLPDRSVLHTSRDGTLRLTDQGGVTKVAGKIPVYSHDEEGLQGVGIDPDFKNNRAIYLYYAPPLDTPAGDAPETGTAADFEKFEGVNRLSRFVLNANGTLDMASEKKVIDVAASRGTCCHVGGDIDFDADGNLYLSTGDDTNPFASDGYTPIDDRENRNPAFDARRSSANTNDLRGKILRIKVAEDGSYTIPEGNLFAPGTEKTRPEIYAMGFRNPFRMSVDKPTGTVYVGDYGPDAGAADPKRGPAGQVEFAKVTEAGNFGWPFCTGNNDAYLDYDFATKESGAKFDCAAPKNTSPHNTGLVDLPPAQAAWIPYDGGSVPEFGTGSESPMAGPVYRYDPDLDSKVKFPEAYDGDFFAGEFGRRWIKRIEQNADGSVAKINDFPWTGTQIMDMEFGPDGALYVLDYGVSWFQGDEHSALYRIENAEDGFSPIAEVSADRTSGAAGLKVKFTGAAKDADSPDLTYSWDFGDGTQGEGLNPTHKYKKVGTYTATFTAKDPEGNTGNASVRIVVGNTEPKVRIDVPGNGSLAAFGEPVPFKVTVTDPEETIDCSKVKVVYSLGHDSHAHELTSEMGCEGTLKPPPGDGGHDPNANIYGVVGASYTDGGANGQEALTGTARTVLQPLHRQGEHFTKQQGVSVIDKTGANGGKTVGDINDGDWISFTPYRFDGQKKMTVRASSGGAGGFIELRTGSPDGPLHGSAYIPPTGSWETFQNVDVPLRALPKKTTEIYLVFKGGDGALYDVDDFEFSKEPFKGGKKVLVFSKTAGFRHDSIPAGIAALKELGAPAGITVDATEEARQFTTTNLAKYDAVAFLSTTGDVLNAEQQKAFENYVAGGGGYMGIHAAADTEYDWEFYGGLVGAYFASHPATQKATVRVEDHDHPSTAHLGDAWERTDEWYDYRTNPREQVKVLATLDETTYQGGTMKGDHPIAWCQNYGGGRSFYTGLGHTKESYAEEAFRAHLLGGLQYATGQVKADCKPSKDYRKIFNGQTLEGWKQAGPGKFVVKDGAMESEGGMGLLWYQAKELKSYSLKLDWKMQGDDNSGIFVGFPASDDPWSAVNKGYEIQIDATDAPDRTTGAIYSFKSANIKARDQVLRPPGQWNSYEIKVQGERLQVFLNGVKINDFTNKDPQRSLTDGHIGLQNHGADDQVSFRNIQLKELPVTGN, encoded by the coding sequence GTGCACAGAACCAGACTCCGAAGCACCCGCACCCCGAGGCGTCCCAGGCTTCGCACCCCCCTCGCCCTGTTCACCGGCCTGCTCCTGGCCGTGGGCGCCCCGGCCACTCTCGCCGGCGCCCACCCCGGCCACCCGGAGCACGACGAACCGGCCGCCGCCGAGGGGCAGTTCCAGCAGGTCCCGCTCGCCAAGGGCGAGCCCGAGACGGGCGAGCCGATGTCGCTCGCCGTGCTCCCGGACCGCAGCGTGCTGCACACTTCGCGCGACGGCACACTGCGCCTCACCGACCAGGGCGGCGTCACCAAGGTCGCCGGCAAGATCCCCGTCTACAGCCACGACGAGGAGGGCCTGCAGGGCGTCGGCATCGACCCGGACTTCAAGAACAACCGGGCGATCTACCTCTACTACGCCCCGCCGCTCGACACCCCCGCCGGCGACGCCCCGGAGACCGGCACCGCCGCGGACTTCGAGAAGTTCGAGGGCGTCAACCGCCTCTCCCGCTTCGTCCTCAACGCCAACGGCACGCTGGACATGGCCAGCGAGAAGAAGGTCATCGACGTCGCGGCCTCCCGGGGCACCTGCTGCCACGTCGGCGGCGACATCGACTTCGACGCGGACGGCAACCTCTACCTGTCGACCGGCGACGACACCAACCCCTTCGCCTCCGACGGCTACACGCCGATCGACGACCGCGAGAACCGCAACCCCGCCTTCGACGCCCGCCGCAGCTCCGCCAACACCAACGACCTGCGCGGCAAGATCCTCCGTATCAAGGTCGCCGAGGACGGCTCGTACACCATCCCGGAGGGCAACCTCTTCGCCCCGGGCACGGAGAAGACCCGCCCCGAGATCTACGCGATGGGCTTCCGCAACCCGTTCCGGATGAGCGTCGACAAGCCCACCGGCACCGTGTACGTGGGTGACTACGGCCCCGACGCCGGAGCCGCCGACCCGAAGCGGGGGCCGGCCGGACAGGTCGAGTTCGCGAAGGTGACCGAGGCCGGCAACTTCGGCTGGCCCTTCTGCACGGGCAACAACGACGCCTACCTCGACTACGACTTCGCCACCAAGGAGTCCGGCGCGAAGTTCGACTGCGCCGCCCCGAAGAACACCTCGCCGCACAACACCGGCCTGGTCGACCTGCCGCCCGCGCAGGCCGCCTGGATCCCGTACGACGGCGGCTCGGTGCCCGAGTTCGGCACCGGCTCGGAGTCCCCGATGGCCGGCCCGGTCTACCGCTACGACCCCGACCTCGACTCCAAGGTGAAGTTCCCCGAGGCCTACGACGGCGACTTCTTCGCGGGTGAGTTCGGCCGCCGCTGGATCAAGCGGATCGAGCAGAACGCCGACGGCTCCGTCGCGAAGATCAACGACTTCCCGTGGACCGGCACCCAGATCATGGACATGGAGTTCGGCCCCGACGGCGCGCTCTACGTCCTCGACTACGGCGTCTCCTGGTTCCAGGGCGACGAGCACTCCGCGCTGTACCGGATCGAGAACGCCGAGGACGGCTTCTCCCCGATCGCCGAGGTCAGCGCCGACAGGACGTCCGGCGCGGCCGGTCTGAAGGTCAAGTTCACCGGCGCCGCCAAGGACGCCGACTCCCCGGACCTCACCTACAGCTGGGACTTCGGCGACGGCACCCAGGGCGAGGGCCTCAACCCCACCCACAAGTACAAGAAGGTCGGCACCTACACCGCCACCTTCACCGCCAAGGACCCCGAGGGCAACACGGGCAACGCCAGCGTCCGGATCGTGGTCGGCAACACCGAGCCCAAGGTGCGGATCGACGTCCCGGGCAACGGCAGCCTGGCCGCCTTCGGCGAGCCCGTCCCGTTCAAGGTGACCGTCACCGACCCCGAGGAGACGATCGACTGCTCCAAGGTCAAGGTCGTCTACAGCCTCGGCCACGACTCCCACGCCCACGAGCTGACCAGCGAAATGGGTTGTGAGGGCACCCTGAAGCCGCCGCCCGGTGACGGCGGTCACGACCCCAACGCCAACATCTACGGCGTCGTCGGCGCCAGCTACACCGACGGCGGGGCGAACGGCCAGGAGGCCCTGACCGGCACCGCCCGCACCGTGCTCCAGCCGCTGCACCGCCAGGGCGAGCACTTCACGAAGCAGCAGGGCGTCTCGGTCATCGACAAGACCGGCGCCAACGGCGGCAAGACCGTCGGCGACATCAACGACGGCGACTGGATCTCCTTCACCCCCTACCGGTTCGACGGGCAGAAGAAGATGACCGTGCGGGCCTCCTCCGGCGGCGCGGGCGGCTTCATCGAGCTGCGCACCGGCTCGCCCGACGGACCGCTGCACGGCTCGGCCTACATCCCGCCGACCGGCAGCTGGGAGACCTTCCAGAACGTCGACGTACCGCTGCGGGCGCTGCCGAAGAAGACCACGGAGATCTACCTGGTCTTCAAGGGCGGCGACGGCGCGCTGTACGACGTGGACGACTTCGAGTTCTCCAAGGAGCCGTTCAAGGGCGGCAAGAAGGTCCTGGTCTTCTCCAAGACCGCCGGCTTCCGGCACGACTCCATCCCGGCCGGCATCGCCGCCCTGAAGGAGCTCGGCGCCCCGGCCGGCATCACGGTCGACGCGACCGAGGAGGCCCGGCAGTTCACCACGACCAACCTCGCCAAGTACGACGCGGTGGCCTTCCTGTCCACGACGGGCGACGTGCTGAACGCCGAGCAGCAGAAGGCGTTCGAGAACTACGTGGCGGGTGGCGGCGGCTACATGGGCATCCACGCGGCCGCCGACACCGAGTACGACTGGGAGTTCTACGGCGGCCTCGTCGGCGCCTACTTCGCCTCGCACCCGGCCACCCAGAAGGCCACCGTGCGCGTCGAGGACCACGACCACCCGTCCACCGCGCACCTGGGCGACGCCTGGGAGCGCACCGACGAGTGGTACGACTACCGCACCAACCCGCGCGAGCAGGTCAAGGTCCTCGCCACCCTCGACGAGACGACGTACCAGGGCGGCACGATGAAGGGCGACCACCCGATCGCCTGGTGTCAGAACTACGGCGGCGGCCGGTCCTTCTACACCGGCCTCGGTCACACCAAGGAGTCCTACGCCGAGGAGGCCTTCCGGGCCCATCTGCTCGGCGGTCTGCAGTACGCCACCGGCCAGGTCAAGGCGGACTGCAAGCCGAGCAAGGACTACCGGAAGATCTTCAACGGCCAGACCCTGGAGGGCTGGAAGCAGGCCGGACCCGGCAAGTTCGTCGTCAAGGACGGCGCCATGGAGTCCGAAGGCGGCATGGGCCTGCTGTGGTACCAGGCCAAGGAGCTGAAGTCGTACTCCCTGAAGCTCGACTGGAAGATGCAGGGCGACGACAACTCCGGAATCTTCGTGGGCTTCCCCGCCTCCGACGACCCCTGGTCCGCCGTGAACAAGGGCTACGAGATCCAGATCGACGCGACGGACGCACCCGACCGTACGACGGGCGCGATCTACTCCTTCAAGTCGGCCAACATCAAGGCCCGTGACCAGGTTCTGCGGCCGCCCGGCCAGTGGAACTCCTACGAGATCAAGGTCCAGGGCGAACGCCTTCAGGTGTTCCTCAACGGAGTCAAGATCAACGACTTCACCAACAAGGACCCCCAGCGGAGCCTGACCGACGGTCACATCGGCCTCCAGAACCATGGCGCCGACGACCAGGTCTCCTTCCGCAACATCCAGTTGAAGGAACTGCCCGTCACGGGTAACTGA
- a CDS encoding sugar phosphate isomerase/epimerase family protein: MPRTFTLFTGQWADLPLEEVCRLARDFGYDGLELACWGDHFEVDKALSDPGYIASRHQLLDKYGLKCWAISNHLVGQAVCDAIIDERHQAILPGRIWGDGDAEGVRQRAAAEIKDTARAAAAFGVDTVIGFTGSAIWHLVAMFPPAPESMIERGYEDFAERWNPILDVFDAEGVRFAHEVHPSEIAYDYWTTQRALEAVGHRPAFGLNFDPSHFVWQDLDPVGFLWDFRDRIYHVDCKEARKRLDGRNGRLGSHLPWGDPRRGWDFVSAGHGDVPWEDVFRMLRSIDYQGPISVEWEDAGMDRLQGAPEALTRLKAFDFEPPSASFDAAFNS; the protein is encoded by the coding sequence ATGCCCCGCACCTTCACGCTCTTCACCGGCCAGTGGGCCGACCTGCCCCTCGAAGAGGTCTGCCGCCTCGCCCGCGACTTCGGCTACGACGGCCTGGAACTCGCCTGCTGGGGCGACCACTTCGAGGTCGACAAGGCACTGAGCGACCCCGGCTACATCGCGTCCAGGCACCAGCTCCTCGACAAGTACGGCCTGAAGTGCTGGGCCATCTCCAACCATCTCGTCGGCCAGGCCGTCTGCGACGCCATCATCGACGAGCGGCACCAGGCCATCCTGCCGGGGCGGATCTGGGGCGACGGCGACGCGGAAGGCGTACGACAGCGGGCCGCCGCCGAGATCAAGGACACCGCGCGCGCCGCGGCCGCCTTCGGCGTCGACACCGTCATCGGCTTCACCGGCTCCGCCATCTGGCACCTGGTCGCGATGTTCCCGCCCGCCCCCGAGTCGATGATCGAACGCGGCTACGAGGACTTCGCCGAGCGCTGGAACCCGATCCTGGACGTCTTCGACGCGGAGGGCGTGCGGTTCGCGCACGAGGTGCATCCGAGCGAGATCGCCTACGACTACTGGACCACCCAACGCGCCCTGGAGGCGGTCGGCCACCGTCCCGCCTTCGGGCTGAACTTCGACCCGTCGCACTTCGTCTGGCAGGACCTCGACCCGGTCGGCTTCCTGTGGGACTTCCGCGACCGGATCTACCACGTCGACTGCAAGGAGGCCCGCAAGCGCCTCGACGGCCGCAACGGCCGCCTCGGCTCACACCTGCCCTGGGGCGACCCACGGCGCGGCTGGGACTTCGTCTCCGCGGGGCACGGCGACGTCCCCTGGGAGGACGTCTTCCGGATGCTGCGCTCCATCGACTACCAGGGGCCCATCTCCGTCGAGTGGGAGGACGCCGGCATGGACCGGCTCCAGGGCGCCCCCGAGGCCCTGACCCGCCTTAAGGCGTTCGACTTCGAACCGCCCAGCGCGTCCTTCGACGCCGCGTTCAACAGCTGA
- a CDS encoding Gfo/Idh/MocA family protein — protein sequence MGQPQQPEADSGAGTPTPGAVDKPPLRIGMVGYAFMGAAHSQGWRTVGRVFDLPRQPVLAAICGRDETAVRAAADRHGWAAAETDWRALIARDDIDLVDICTPGDSHAEIALAALAAGKHVLCEKPLANTVEEAATMTAAAESAYERGQLAMVGFNYRRVPATALARRMVAEGRVGTLRHVRVSYLQDWLVDPQAPLTWRLRKELAGSGSLGDLGAHIVDLAQYLAGEQLAGVSALTETFVRERPLAGAARGLGAVSADGTGQVTVDDAALFTARFTSGALASFEATRYATGRKNALRIELNGERGSLAFDLERLNELWYHDGTEPDTHSGFRRILVTEPDHPYLEAWWPPGHGLGYEHSFVHQARDLVHAVAEGRRPEPSFAEGLQVQRVLAAVEESAEKNSVYTPIAV from the coding sequence ATGGGACAGCCGCAGCAGCCCGAAGCCGACAGCGGCGCCGGGACGCCGACACCCGGCGCCGTCGACAAGCCGCCGCTGCGCATCGGCATGGTCGGCTACGCCTTCATGGGCGCCGCCCACTCCCAGGGCTGGCGCACCGTGGGCCGCGTCTTCGACCTGCCCCGGCAGCCGGTGCTCGCCGCGATCTGCGGGCGGGACGAGACGGCCGTGCGCGCGGCGGCCGACCGGCACGGCTGGGCGGCGGCCGAGACCGACTGGCGGGCGCTGATCGCCCGGGACGACATCGACCTGGTGGACATCTGCACACCCGGCGACAGCCACGCCGAGATCGCGCTCGCCGCGCTGGCCGCCGGCAAGCACGTCCTGTGCGAGAAGCCCCTCGCGAACACCGTCGAGGAGGCCGCGACGATGACGGCGGCCGCCGAATCCGCCTACGAGCGTGGCCAGTTGGCCATGGTCGGCTTCAACTACCGCCGGGTGCCCGCCACCGCGCTGGCCCGGCGGATGGTCGCCGAGGGCCGCGTCGGCACCCTGCGGCACGTCAGGGTGTCGTACCTCCAGGACTGGCTGGTCGACCCGCAGGCCCCGCTGACCTGGCGGCTGCGCAAGGAACTGGCCGGCTCCGGCTCGCTCGGCGACCTCGGGGCGCACATCGTGGACCTGGCGCAGTACCTGGCGGGGGAGCAGCTCGCGGGGGTCTCGGCGCTCACGGAGACCTTCGTCCGGGAGCGGCCGCTCGCCGGTGCCGCGCGCGGACTGGGCGCCGTCTCGGCCGACGGCACCGGACAGGTCACCGTCGACGACGCCGCCCTGTTCACCGCCCGCTTCACCTCCGGCGCCCTCGCCTCCTTCGAGGCCACCCGGTACGCCACCGGCCGCAAGAACGCCCTGCGCATCGAACTCAACGGTGAGCGCGGCTCGCTCGCCTTCGACCTGGAGCGGCTCAACGAGCTCTGGTACCACGACGGCACCGAGCCCGACACCCACTCCGGCTTCCGCCGCATCCTCGTCACCGAACCCGACCACCCCTACCTGGAGGCCTGGTGGCCGCCCGGGCACGGCCTCGGCTACGAGCACAGCTTCGTCCACCAGGCCCGCGACCTGGTCCACGCGGTCGCCGAGGGCCGCCGCCCCGAACCCTCCTTCGCCGAGGGGCTGCAGGTGCAGCGCGTCCTCGCGGCGGTGGAGGAGAGCGCCGAGAAGAACTCCGTCTACACCCCGATCGCGGTCTGA
- a CDS encoding substrate-binding domain-containing protein — MPQQLTSRRGLLFGTAAVSAGALLTGCTSNEPKEKEQAADNQPAADDQPGKQVTIGFAGPQADHGWLNAINENAKSRAEKYQDVTLEITEGSNDTAAQIGQIETLINKKVDVLVILPADGKALTQVGLKAMRAGIPVINLDRIFNTPQAYRCWIGGDNYGMGLNAGHYIGEKLKGTSDARVIELAGLDNLELTRQRTQGFDDALKNYPNIRKVARQAADFTVESGQAKMAQLLQAQSQFDALWNHDDDQGVGALRAIEQAGRDDFLMVGGAGALSAFQAIKQDDGVLKATVLYPPTMAASAIDLARALGQGKGVGGLAEYEIPASLTLYSAVVDKTNVDQYMSTGFE, encoded by the coding sequence ATGCCGCAGCAACTCACCAGCCGCAGAGGACTGCTCTTCGGGACCGCCGCCGTCTCGGCCGGTGCCCTCCTCACCGGGTGCACCAGCAACGAGCCCAAGGAGAAGGAGCAGGCCGCCGACAACCAGCCGGCCGCCGACGACCAGCCCGGCAAGCAGGTCACCATCGGCTTCGCCGGTCCGCAGGCCGACCACGGCTGGCTCAACGCGATCAACGAGAACGCCAAGAGCCGCGCCGAGAAGTACCAGGACGTGACGCTGGAGATCACCGAGGGCTCCAACGACACCGCCGCGCAGATCGGCCAGATCGAGACCCTGATCAACAAGAAGGTCGACGTCCTGGTCATCCTGCCCGCCGACGGCAAGGCCCTCACCCAGGTGGGGCTCAAGGCGATGCGGGCGGGCATCCCGGTGATCAACCTGGACCGGATCTTCAACACCCCGCAGGCGTACCGCTGCTGGATCGGCGGCGACAACTACGGCATGGGCCTCAACGCCGGTCACTACATCGGTGAGAAGCTCAAGGGCACGTCCGACGCCCGGGTCATCGAACTGGCCGGACTGGACAACCTGGAACTGACCAGGCAGCGCACCCAGGGCTTCGACGACGCGCTGAAGAACTACCCCAACATCCGCAAGGTGGCCCGCCAGGCCGCCGACTTCACCGTCGAGTCCGGGCAGGCCAAGATGGCCCAGCTGCTCCAGGCGCAGTCGCAGTTCGACGCGCTGTGGAACCACGACGACGACCAGGGCGTCGGCGCGCTGCGCGCCATCGAGCAGGCCGGGCGCGACGACTTCCTGATGGTCGGCGGCGCGGGCGCGCTCTCCGCCTTCCAGGCCATCAAGCAGGACGACGGCGTGCTGAAGGCGACCGTCCTCTACCCGCCCACCATGGCCGCCTCCGCCATCGACCTCGCCCGCGCCCTCGGCCAGGGCAAGGGCGTCGGCGGCCTCGCCGAGTACGAGATCCCGGCGTCGCTCACGCTCTACTCGGCCGTCGTCGACAAGACCAACGTCGACCAGTACATGTCCACCGGCTTCGAGTAA
- a CDS encoding ABC transporter permease — protein MTQPVSPPRDSADKAPSAVQPPAWRGMLFRADVRTLSLLGVLAALVVIGGITKPDEFLDTRNLQLVLTQASVIGVVTVGMTFVIISGGIDLSVGAIVALASVWATTVATQDFGFGGILFTSVLVGVGCGLVNGLLIAYGGMVPFIATLAMLASARGLALQITDGRTQIVTVPSVLDLGERDAYVLGIPPLVLVFAVVTIIGWLLLNRTTFGRRTVAVGGNAEAARLAGIDVRRQRLYLYLLSGLCCGIAAFLLIILSGSGQNTNGNLYELDAIAAAIIGGTLLSGGRGTIVGSVLGVLIFTTITNIFALNNLQSDVQQIAKGAIIVAAVLVQRRTASTT, from the coding sequence ATGACGCAGCCCGTCTCCCCGCCGCGGGACAGCGCCGACAAGGCGCCGTCGGCCGTTCAACCCCCTGCCTGGCGCGGCATGCTGTTCCGCGCCGACGTCCGCACCCTGTCCCTGCTCGGCGTGCTCGCCGCCCTCGTCGTCATCGGCGGCATCACCAAGCCCGACGAGTTCCTCGACACCCGCAACCTCCAACTCGTCCTCACCCAGGCCTCCGTGATCGGCGTCGTCACCGTCGGCATGACCTTCGTCATCATCTCCGGCGGCATCGACCTCTCCGTCGGCGCGATCGTCGCGCTCGCCTCCGTGTGGGCGACCACCGTCGCCACCCAGGACTTCGGTTTCGGCGGCATCCTCTTCACCTCGGTGCTCGTCGGCGTCGGCTGCGGCCTGGTCAACGGACTGCTCATCGCCTACGGCGGGATGGTCCCGTTCATCGCCACCCTCGCCATGCTGGCCTCGGCGCGCGGACTGGCGTTGCAGATCACGGACGGCAGGACGCAGATCGTCACGGTGCCCTCCGTCCTCGACCTCGGCGAGCGCGACGCGTACGTGCTCGGCATCCCGCCGCTCGTCCTCGTCTTCGCGGTCGTCACGATCATCGGCTGGCTGCTGCTGAACCGCACCACCTTCGGCCGCCGCACCGTCGCCGTCGGCGGCAACGCGGAGGCGGCCCGGCTGGCGGGCATCGACGTACGCCGGCAGCGGCTGTATCTGTACCTGCTCTCCGGGCTGTGCTGCGGCATCGCCGCCTTCCTGCTGATCATCCTGTCCGGCTCCGGCCAGAACACCAACGGCAACCTCTACGAACTCGACGCCATCGCCGCCGCGATCATCGGCGGCACCCTGCTCAGCGGCGGCCGCGGCACCATCGTCGGCTCCGTGCTCGGCGTCCTGATCTTCACCACGATCACCAACATCTTCGCCCTGAACAACCTGCAGAGCGACGTCCAGCAGATCGCCAAGGGCGCGATCATCGTCGCCGCCGTGCTGGTCCAGCGCCGTACCGCGAGCACGACCTGA